The Candidatus Pelagibacter sp. IMCC9063 genome has a window encoding:
- the trpE gene encoding anthranilate synthase component I codes for MLQFSNYKTYKDNFKKNKISLVYSTEHNSEPSKIETLIENILSKKNSFIFESVEKAIHRGRYTIFGYDSDKIYEVKNNSLFINKKKIKTTNVYSYLKKLIKNFDYDLPKNLPPMALMLVGYFGYDTIRFVEKIPNQNKDDLKIPDIRLQRPKKIIIHDNFKKKLFFISCEYNLKKCSELNYNKNIKELKKIIKDSSKKIIAKKNKKELKKIIVKSNTSKKQFKKNVSIAKKHIELGDIFQVVLSQRFEAKLQKKPLEIYKKIRKTNPSPFLYFINYDDFQIVGSSPEILVRVKDNKITIRPIAGTRPRGKNKQKDNSLQKELLADPKEISEHLMLLDLGRNDVGKFSETGTVEVDSQFKIEKYSHVMHIVSNVTGTLKKNSSLIDVLMSGFPAGTVSGAPKIRAMEIIDSLEKSKRKLYAGGIGYFSPKNNMDTCIALRTAIVKNNKVYIQAGAGIVADSNPEKEYQETLNKAKALIEASK; via the coding sequence ATGCTACAGTTTAGTAATTACAAAACTTACAAAGATAATTTTAAAAAAAACAAAATATCTCTAGTTTACTCCACAGAGCACAATTCAGAGCCGTCTAAAATTGAGACTTTAATTGAAAATATCCTAAGTAAGAAAAATAGTTTTATATTTGAATCAGTCGAAAAAGCTATTCATCGTGGACGCTATACCATTTTTGGATATGACTCAGATAAAATATACGAAGTTAAAAACAACTCACTGTTCATAAATAAAAAAAAAATTAAAACAACCAATGTCTACTCGTATTTAAAAAAATTAATAAAGAATTTTGATTACGATTTACCAAAAAATTTACCTCCTATGGCTTTAATGCTAGTTGGTTATTTTGGCTATGATACCATAAGATTTGTGGAAAAGATTCCAAATCAAAATAAGGATGATCTTAAAATACCAGATATTAGGCTACAAAGACCCAAAAAAATTATTATTCATGATAACTTTAAAAAAAAACTTTTTTTTATATCTTGTGAATACAATTTAAAAAAATGCTCTGAATTAAATTATAATAAAAATATTAAAGAATTAAAAAAAATTATCAAAGATTCTTCTAAAAAAATAATTGCTAAAAAAAATAAAAAGGAATTAAAAAAAATAATAGTAAAAAGCAATACTTCAAAAAAGCAGTTTAAAAAAAATGTTTCTATAGCAAAAAAACACATAGAATTAGGTGACATTTTTCAAGTAGTTTTGAGCCAACGATTTGAAGCCAAGCTTCAAAAAAAACCTTTAGAAATATATAAAAAAATTAGGAAAACTAACCCATCTCCTTTTTTATACTTTATTAACTATGATGATTTTCAAATTGTTGGTAGTAGTCCTGAAATCTTAGTTCGTGTCAAAGACAATAAGATTACTATCAGACCTATAGCAGGAACAAGACCTAGGGGAAAAAATAAGCAAAAAGACAATTCTTTACAAAAAGAGCTTTTGGCTGACCCTAAAGAAATTTCTGAACATTTAATGCTCCTAGATCTTGGCAGAAATGATGTTGGTAAATTCTCAGAAACGGGTACGGTTGAAGTTGATAGTCAGTTCAAAATTGAAAAATACTCTCATGTAATGCATATTGTCTCAAATGTTACTGGAACTCTTAAGAAAAACTCCTCTTTAATTGATGTTTTAATGTCTGGCTTTCCAGCTGGAACTGTTTCTGGAGCTCCAAAAATTAGAGCTATGGAAATAATAGATAGCCTTGAAAAAAGTAAGCGTAAACTTTACGCTGGTGGCATTGGCTACTTTTCCCCAAAAAATAACATGGATACCTGCATAGCTTTAAGAACTGCAATTGTGAAAAATAACAAAGTTTATATTCAGGCTGGCGCTGGAATAGTGGCGGATAGTAACCCCGAAAAAGAATATCAAGAAACATTAAATAAAGCTAAAGCGTTAATTGAGGCATCTAAATAA
- a CDS encoding SurA N-terminal domain-containing protein has protein sequence MKHKLVALSKSILVKLLIVIIIAVFASWGVGDMFSAGKTNVVAEVSGKNIYSEDYVNELRNGLQTKNYQNVSDAIKDNLHIQILNQLVAEKIFEIYAEEEKIIINDKTLSNFIKDIPEFSKNEKFSRTEYEKYLLKNQISSFSFETSFKKNLLKKLIVESQNLDSISTSYHTTRVKDYFEKKISISYINLEDLYEDVDITEKEILDYHKKKPSYSNELRSIKYAVINQNKEANQSSDLFFKNISDIENMVLSNRTFDDIATQFSLNIKKSDLFNKDGVIKNSLKATAFDRSIIQKSFYLNDQITSELIEVKGSFYLIGINEIVKKKPLILNDEVKKNIINKIKKTNINSKANFLINKIKEQNLFDQLISKKKKTVKQLDLKNRLEKNKTFSPNQIQQIFNLKKNELLVVKGPKNYLIKAIDTSYDRTKSNDEMDKLYERQVAMNFDEQIMQSFDKFLNNKYKVKINQKVLDRITNSF, from the coding sequence ATGAAACATAAATTAGTAGCATTATCCAAGAGCATACTTGTTAAATTGTTGATTGTTATAATAATCGCAGTTTTTGCCTCATGGGGTGTGGGAGACATGTTTAGTGCGGGCAAAACCAATGTAGTTGCTGAGGTTTCTGGAAAAAATATATATTCTGAAGATTATGTAAATGAATTAAGAAACGGTTTGCAAACTAAAAATTATCAAAATGTATCTGATGCCATTAAAGATAATCTCCACATACAAATTTTAAATCAATTGGTTGCTGAGAAAATATTTGAAATTTATGCTGAAGAAGAAAAAATAATAATTAATGATAAAACCTTGTCGAATTTTATAAAAGATATTCCAGAATTTTCTAAAAATGAAAAATTTTCAAGAACTGAATACGAAAAGTATCTACTAAAAAATCAAATTAGTAGTTTCTCTTTTGAAACAAGTTTTAAAAAAAACTTATTAAAAAAACTAATTGTAGAAAGTCAAAATTTGGACTCCATATCAACCTCCTACCATACGACAAGAGTAAAAGACTATTTTGAAAAAAAAATCTCTATAAGCTATATAAACTTGGAGGATCTCTATGAAGATGTCGATATAACAGAAAAAGAGATTTTAGATTACCACAAAAAAAAACCTAGCTACTCCAATGAACTAAGAAGCATAAAGTACGCAGTCATAAACCAAAATAAAGAAGCAAATCAAAGTTCAGACTTATTTTTTAAAAACATTTCAGATATAGAAAATATGGTTTTATCTAACAGAACCTTTGATGACATAGCAACTCAGTTCTCTCTCAATATAAAAAAGAGTGATTTGTTTAATAAAGATGGAGTTATTAAAAATTCACTTAAAGCAACAGCTTTTGATAGAAGCATTATTCAAAAATCATTTTATCTTAATGATCAAATAACTTCAGAATTAATTGAGGTTAAGGGTAGCTTTTATTTAATTGGTATTAACGAGATCGTAAAGAAAAAACCACTAATATTAAATGACGAAGTTAAAAAAAATATCATAAATAAAATTAAAAAAACAAATATTAACAGTAAAGCCAATTTTTTAATTAATAAAATTAAAGAGCAAAACTTATTTGATCAGCTTATTTCGAAAAAGAAAAAAACTGTTAAGCAACTTGATTTAAAAAATAGGCTAGAAAAAAATAAAACTTTTTCTCCAAATCAAATTCAACAAATATTTAATTTAAAAAAAAATGAATTGTTGGTAGTAAAAGGTCCTAAAAACTACCTAATTAAAGCCATCGATACTTCTTATGATCGGACAAAATCTAATGATGAGATGGATAAACTTTATGAAAGACAGGTAGCTATGAATTTTGATGAGCAAATAATGCAATCTTTTGATAAGTTTCTAAATAACAAATATAAAGTAAAAATTAATCAAAAAGTTTTAGATAGAATAACAAACTCTTTTTAA
- the secG gene encoding preprotein translocase subunit SecG: MENIILIIHVIIAVLLIGSVLMQSSEGGALGIGTGDSALMSSRSASNFLTKFTSVMAIFFIITSISLTIIHKKDKPTGSIIDKIEKIEEKNKTPQIPSAK, encoded by the coding sequence ATGGAAAATATAATTCTTATAATTCACGTTATCATAGCGGTACTTCTGATTGGTTCAGTTCTGATGCAAAGTTCAGAAGGTGGCGCATTAGGAATTGGTACTGGAGATAGTGCATTGATGTCTTCAAGATCTGCTTCTAACTTTTTGACAAAATTTACTTCCGTGATGGCTATTTTTTTTATTATCACCAGTATTTCCTTAACTATCATTCACAAAAAGGACAAACCAACTGGCTCCATTATTGATAAAATAGAGAAAATAGAAGAAAAGAATAAGACGCCACAAATTCCTTCTGCCAAATAA
- the trpD gene encoding anthranilate phosphoribosyltransferase gives MNYEELIKKLADKKNLTIGETQFLFRKIMNSEYNDEQIGTILLGLADKGEVSDEITGGASILREKSLKVTLEEDVLDMCGTGGDGKHTLNISTAASIVLASMNINVAKHGNKALTSKSGSADVLEKLNINILKNPDQVKKSIQQHQFGFMFAPHYHSAMKNVAGVRKKLGRRTIFNLLGPLCNPANAKFQCIGIYAKELLSAYSESILKLGAKKAWVFHSHDGLDEISIFAKTEVIEINKKDLRKFTIEPRDFLEKNYEFKDIVGGDAEYNASKIIELFEGKESAFLEIVSLNSAAGLMVMNQETDLLSAYKKVKSHILNGSVMKKYKELKI, from the coding sequence ATGAATTACGAGGAATTAATTAAAAAACTAGCTGATAAGAAAAATTTAACCATAGGAGAGACGCAATTTTTATTTCGCAAGATAATGAACTCTGAATACAATGATGAACAGATTGGCACTATTCTATTGGGCTTGGCTGATAAAGGTGAGGTCTCTGACGAAATAACCGGTGGGGCCTCAATATTAAGAGAAAAATCTTTAAAAGTAACTTTGGAAGAGGATGTTTTAGACATGTGTGGTACAGGTGGGGACGGAAAACACACCTTAAATATCTCGACTGCCGCATCTATTGTGCTTGCCAGTATGAATATAAATGTAGCAAAGCATGGTAACAAAGCCTTAACCTCGAAGTCTGGGTCAGCTGATGTTTTGGAAAAACTCAACATCAATATATTAAAAAATCCAGACCAGGTAAAAAAAAGCATTCAACAACATCAGTTTGGATTTATGTTTGCACCGCACTACCATTCAGCAATGAAAAATGTTGCAGGTGTAAGAAAAAAATTAGGCAGAAGAACAATATTTAATCTACTTGGGCCACTCTGTAACCCTGCTAATGCAAAATTTCAGTGCATTGGTATCTATGCTAAAGAACTATTGAGCGCTTATTCTGAGAGTATTTTAAAATTAGGTGCAAAAAAAGCTTGGGTTTTTCATAGCCATGATGGTCTTGATGAAATCTCTATTTTCGCAAAAACAGAGGTGATTGAAATTAACAAGAAAGACTTAAGGAAATTTACAATAGAACCAAGAGATTTTTTAGAAAAAAATTATGAATTTAAAGATATAGTTGGTGGTGATGCAGAATACAATGCAAGTAAAATTATTGAGCTGTTTGAAGGAAAAGAAAGCGCATTTTTAGAGATTGTTTCCTTGAATAGTGCAGCTGGATTAATGGTTATGAATCAGGAAACTGATCTTTTGTCTGCTTATAAAAAAGTCAAAAGTCATATTCTTAATGGTTCGGTGATGAAGAAATACAAAGAATTGAAAATATGA
- the kdsA gene encoding 3-deoxy-8-phosphooctulonate synthase: protein MKQKNINISNFKIGNSLPFTLIAGPCQLESRAHAFKMVEKIQKITKKLKIKFIYKTSFDKANRTSLKGKRGLGLTKSLSIFDEIKKKFKVPILTDVHTPEQCSLVSSHVDILQIPAFLCRQTDLLVAAAKTKKIINIKKGQFLAPWDMGNVVNKIKNSGNNNILVTERGVSFGYNTLVSDFRAIPTLVKLGYPVIFDATHSVQQPGGKGTASSGQREFVEPLSKAAVAIGVAAIFIETHENPDRAPSDGANMININKLESLLKKLKKIDSVVKR, encoded by the coding sequence ATGAAACAAAAAAATATAAACATCTCTAATTTTAAAATTGGAAACAGTCTTCCATTCACTTTAATTGCAGGTCCATGTCAGCTTGAGAGCAGGGCTCATGCATTTAAAATGGTTGAAAAAATTCAAAAAATTACAAAAAAACTTAAAATTAAATTTATTTACAAAACATCTTTTGACAAGGCTAACCGCACAAGCCTTAAAGGAAAAAGGGGTTTGGGTCTTACTAAATCTTTATCGATATTTGATGAAATTAAAAAGAAATTCAAAGTTCCAATTTTGACAGATGTTCACACTCCAGAACAGTGCTCATTAGTATCTAGCCATGTTGATATTTTGCAAATACCAGCTTTCTTATGCAGACAAACAGATCTGTTGGTAGCAGCAGCAAAGACAAAGAAAATTATTAATATTAAAAAAGGTCAATTTCTTGCTCCGTGGGACATGGGCAATGTTGTGAATAAGATTAAAAACTCTGGAAATAATAATATTTTAGTTACAGAAAGAGGAGTTAGCTTTGGATATAACACTTTAGTTTCTGATTTTAGAGCAATACCCACTCTAGTAAAACTAGGTTATCCTGTTATTTTTGATGCTACACATTCCGTTCAACAACCCGGAGGCAAAGGAACAGCAAGTAGTGGTCAAAGAGAATTTGTTGAACCTCTTTCAAAAGCTGCAGTTGCAATTGGTGTTGCTGCCATTTTTATTGAAACACACGAAAACCCAGATCGTGCTCCTTCAGATGGAGCTAATATGATAAATATTAATAAATTAGAATCATTGTTAAAAAAATTAAAAAAAATAGACTCAGTCGTTAAAAGATAA
- a CDS encoding CTP synthase has product MARYIFVTGGVVSSLGKGLSSASLAYLLQSRGYKVRLRKLDPYLNIDPGTMSPFQHGEVFVTDDGAETDLDLGHYERFSGISAKQSDNVTTGKIYSDILKKERRGLYLGKTVQVIPHVTNEIKDFIKKDIKDEDFVICEIGGTVGDIESLPFLEAIRQFSIDVGSNKSLFIHLTLVPYMKASDEIKTKPTQHSVKELRALGIQPNIIICRCERPIPFGQRKKISLFCNVSIDNVIETIDVKTIYEAPISFHKEKLDQQVLNYFKIKSKRQPNLLPWKKITKTVLSSKNSVNIAIIGKYVNLKDAYKSLDEALTHGGIKNNLKINLIRIESDYLKVSEVKKKLAAVNGILIPGGFGKRGTEGKIAAISYARKNKIPFLGICFGMQMAVIEFARNVLKIKKASSTEISKQCIPIVGLIDEWSKNGKVQKGTSKNLGGTMRLGLYPAKLKESSLIKKIYKSRNINERHRHRYEVNINYQKNFEEKGMSFSGISPDNKLPEAIEIKKHPWFIAVQFHPEFKSRPLLPHPLFSSFIAAAKKNK; this is encoded by the coding sequence ATGGCTCGTTACATATTCGTTACTGGAGGCGTGGTTTCATCTTTAGGAAAAGGTTTATCATCAGCATCACTGGCATACCTGTTGCAATCAAGAGGTTATAAAGTTCGATTAAGAAAATTAGATCCTTATTTAAACATCGACCCGGGAACAATGAGCCCATTCCAGCATGGAGAAGTGTTTGTAACCGATGATGGTGCTGAAACTGATTTGGACCTTGGTCATTATGAAAGATTTAGTGGAATTTCAGCCAAACAATCTGACAATGTTACTACGGGAAAAATTTATAGCGATATTTTAAAAAAAGAAAGAAGAGGTCTGTATTTAGGTAAAACAGTTCAAGTCATTCCCCATGTTACTAATGAAATTAAAGATTTTATTAAAAAAGATATTAAAGATGAAGATTTTGTTATTTGTGAAATTGGAGGAACAGTAGGCGACATTGAAAGTTTGCCATTTTTAGAAGCCATTAGACAATTTTCTATCGATGTAGGATCTAATAAATCTTTATTTATTCATTTAACTTTAGTTCCATACATGAAAGCATCGGATGAAATTAAAACCAAGCCCACTCAACATTCTGTTAAAGAGCTGAGAGCGTTAGGCATACAACCAAATATAATTATATGCCGGTGTGAAAGACCAATTCCTTTTGGCCAAAGAAAAAAAATATCTCTTTTTTGCAATGTTTCTATCGACAATGTAATTGAAACTATTGATGTAAAAACTATCTATGAAGCACCAATTAGTTTTCATAAAGAAAAACTAGACCAGCAAGTTTTAAATTATTTTAAAATAAAATCTAAAAGACAGCCAAATCTTTTGCCTTGGAAAAAAATTACCAAGACAGTTCTGTCTTCCAAGAATTCTGTCAACATTGCTATTATAGGTAAATATGTAAATCTTAAAGATGCCTACAAATCATTAGATGAGGCGTTAACTCACGGAGGGATTAAAAATAATTTAAAAATAAATCTTATACGAATAGAGTCTGATTATTTAAAAGTGTCAGAAGTTAAAAAAAAATTAGCTGCTGTTAATGGTATTTTAATTCCAGGTGGATTTGGAAAAAGAGGGACGGAGGGTAAGATAGCAGCAATTAGCTACGCAAGAAAAAATAAAATACCTTTCTTAGGTATATGTTTTGGTATGCAAATGGCAGTAATTGAGTTTGCAAGGAATGTGCTTAAAATAAAGAAAGCTAGCTCAACTGAAATTTCAAAACAATGTATACCAATTGTAGGTTTGATTGATGAATGGAGCAAAAACGGAAAAGTTCAAAAAGGTACTTCTAAAAATTTAGGTGGCACGATGCGCTTGGGTCTTTACCCGGCCAAACTTAAGGAATCTAGTTTGATTAAAAAAATTTACAAATCCAGAAATATTAACGAAAGACATAGACACAGGTACGAAGTTAACATCAACTACCAAAAAAACTTTGAAGAGAAGGGCATGTCTTTCTCAGGAATATCTCCTGACAATAAGTTACCAGAGGCAATAGAAATTAAAAAACACCCATGGTTTATAGCCGTTCAATTTCATCCAGAATTTAAATCTAGACCTTTGTTACCACATCCTTTATTCTCCTCATTTATCGCTGCTGCAAAAAAAAATAAATGA
- a CDS encoding triose-phosphate isomerase — MLTYFSKKNVNSNIQFGAQNISNTSLSFGAATGSISASMVKTSGAEYVILGHSESRSSGDSLLIIKNKILHADKTKLKIIFCMGETLSQKKRSQSLAVLKKQIIGSVTKKINFNNIIFAYEPVWSIGTGLVPSPEYLEKTFLFLNSYLKNNFKIKSPKILYGGSVNPANIKGLRSIKACSGYLVGGASLKAKNFIEIIKNYYN; from the coding sequence TTGCTCACATATTTTAGCAAAAAAAATGTTAATAGTAATATTCAATTCGGTGCTCAAAATATATCCAATACAAGTTTGAGCTTTGGTGCAGCTACAGGATCTATTAGTGCCTCCATGGTAAAAACTAGTGGAGCTGAATATGTAATTTTGGGTCATTCGGAATCAAGATCTTCTGGCGATAGTCTTTTGATAATTAAAAACAAAATACTACATGCAGATAAAACGAAATTAAAAATAATTTTTTGCATGGGAGAAACCTTGAGCCAAAAAAAAAGGAGCCAGTCCTTGGCAGTTTTAAAAAAACAAATTATAGGATCTGTGACTAAAAAAATAAATTTTAATAATATAATATTTGCCTACGAGCCAGTTTGGTCTATAGGCACGGGGCTTGTTCCTTCGCCAGAATATCTTGAAAAAACATTTTTATTTTTAAATAGCTATTTAAAAAATAATTTTAAAATTAAATCTCCAAAAATTCTTTATGGAGGATCTGTGAACCCTGCAAATATTAAAGGTTTGAGATCTATTAAGGCCTGTTCTGGCTATTTGGTTGGTGGAGCTTCTTTAAAAGCAAAGAATTTCATTGAAATTATTAAGAATTATTATAATTAG